One Corvus moneduloides isolate bCorMon1 chromosome Z, bCorMon1.pri, whole genome shotgun sequence genomic window carries:
- the CAST gene encoding calpastatin isoform X11 — translation MKPSETRSATTTKAGSEKNTQSDKPTDSQNKQLSEEKQKEPSDGKNQTPPTVTTASKPNNTGKVTTTQAEQPPPATSTETAKQKSKEMSTVTGAAAGTGTAGPSAVAAADKSSTEPGMDESALDSLIDTLGGPEEDVPTTPVYTGPEITEDIYSRYLEELGKREGSLPPDYVKLLKSKGYGKDVVPPKANEQDEKPMTDDELAEALSSDFTCSTASAQEKKTSLTEKPNKEGEIVQAQAASSVKTSVPPKEKKTKTKEEIKDDAMDALLDTLGGPEPEPEEDPTPVVEVSEAKAKEKKEQKAGEHDGTIPPECRLTPEVDKDGKPILLKPEVKPKPLSESDLVDEFSKDFACPAQPAVQPKAPKPCNISKKPSGSVPAKPAEDKVVPRATACTVQSATPMSSVGPVADEALEALSGSLGKTEPDPDEKKPVVDKVKEKTKKEQHKKLGKEEETVPPEYSLTEAKDKDGKPLLPKPEEKSQPMSENDLLEGLTEGFSCSPSPAAPLPTSTVLKVPLCVSFFQKDKEGAKPASSSDVVSAAMVSSVHSAAPAASTSGEKEMDEAVDLLSDSLGQREPDPDENKPVVDKVKEKAKSEHRDKLGERDETIPPDCLKLLESGEQSKPAKPNSKDDVKHKGQKKPADDSAAIDALSGDFDTCAQAPATPQHSKCRTKVGRKLRPLNQAQRTKESSETLKRQRDSPPAANLRSRKQAKH, via the exons ATGAAGCCATCTGAAACCAGG TCTGCAACGACAACCAAAGCAGGATCTGAAAAAAACACCCAGTCAGACAAG CCAACAGACTCTCAGAATAAACAGCTGTCTgaagagaagcaaaaggaaCCAAGTGAT ggaaaaaaccaaacaccacctACCGTGACAACAGCTTCCAAACCAAATAACACAGGAAAAGTAACTACAACTCAGGCTGAGCAGCCTCCACCAGCAACCTCCACAGAGACAGCAAAG CAAAAGTCCAAGGAGATGTCCACAGTGActggtgcagctgctggaaCAGGCACAGCTGGTCCTAGTGCGGTTGCTGCTGCTGATAAATCAAGTACTGAG CCTGGTATGGATGAGTCAGCACTTGACAGCCTAATAGATACCCTTGGTGGGCCTGAGGAAGATGTGCCTACCACTCCTGTTTACACTGGCCCGGAAATTACG GAAGACATATATTCAAGATACTTGGAAGAATTGGGAAAACGTGAGGGTAGTCTCCCTCCAGATTATGTTAAACTGTTGAAG AGCAAAGGATATGGCAAAGATGTGGTCCCACCAAAAGCAAATGAGCAAGATGAa AAGCCGATGACGGATGATGAGCTTGCAGAGGCCCTGTCATCTGACTTCACCTGCAGTACTGCTTCTGCTCAGGAGAAGAAGACGAGTCTGACAGAG AAGCCAAACAAAGAAGGAGAAATTGTGCAAGCACAAGCAGCAAGTTCAGTTAAGACCTCAGTTCCTcctaaagagaagaaaacaaaaacaaaagag GAAATTAAAGACGATGCAATGGATGCTCTTCTTGATACTCTTGGAGGACCTGAACCTGAACCTGAAGAAGATCCTACCCCTGTTGTAGAGGTGTCAGAG gcaaaagccaaagagaaaaaggaacaaaaggcTGGAGAACATGATGGCACAATACCTCCAGAGTGCAGGTTAACGCCGGAGGTG GATAAAGATGGAAAACCAATATTGCTGAAGCCTGAAGTAAAACCAAAG CCTCTGAGTGAATCTGATCTTGTTGATGAATTTTCAAAGGACTTtgcctgccctgcacagcctgcaGTACAACCCAAAGCACCAAAGCCCTGCAACATATCCAAA AAGCCGTCAGGTTCTGTGCCTGCAAAACCCGCTGAGGACAAAGTGGTCCCTCGTGCCACAGCTTGCACTGTGCAGTCTGCAACTCCCATGTCTTCA GTTGGTCCTGTAGCAGATGAAGCACTGGAAGCCTTGTCCGGTAGCTTAGGAAAGACAGAGCCTGATCCAGATGAAAAAAAGCCTGTTGTGGACAAAGTTaag gagaaaaccaaaaaggagCAACACAAAAAACTGggcaaagaagaagaaacagttCCTCCAGAGTACAGCTTAACAGAAGccaaa gaTAAAGATGGAAAACCACTCCTaccaaaaccagaagagaagTCACAG CCTATGAGTGAAAATGATCTTTTAGAGGGTTTGACAGAAGGATTTTCCTGTTCTCCGTCACCAGCTGCACCATTACCCACATCAACTGTACTAAAG GTCCCCCTGTGTGTCTCGTTCTTCCAGAAAGACAAGGAGGGTGCCAAGCCTGCGAGTTCTTCAGATGTGGTCTCTGCTGCTATGGTTTCCTCAGTGCActcagcagcccctgcagcttCTACCTCA ggagaaaaagagatggATGAAGCAGTGGATCTCCTGTCTGACTCCCTGGGACAGAGGGAACCTGACCCTGATGAGAACAAGCCAGTTGTTGATAAAGTAAAG GAAAAGGCTAAATCTGAACACAGAGACAAACTTGGAGAGAGAGATGAAACAATCCCACCTGACTGTCTAAAACTTCTGGAGTCAGGTGAGCAG agTAAACCAGCAAAGCCAAATTCAAAGGATGACGTGAAGCACAAAGGACAGAAG AAACCTGCGGATGACAGTGCAGCTATTGATGCCTTATCAGGTGACTTTGATACTTGTGCACAGGCCCCTGCTACACCCCAGCACTCAAAG tgTAGGACAAAAGTGGGAAGGAAGCTACGACCACTAAACCAAGCTCAAAGGACAAAGGAAAGCTCAGAGACCCTAAAACG GCAAAGGGACAGTCCTCCAGCAGCAAAtctgagaagcagaaagcaagCTAAACATTAA
- the CAST gene encoding calpastatin isoform X8, whose product MSAPGKGRQPLPAAHGDKKADEASSKVGEKKAEVGEKKQASANVSQPPKTETSGAAAAAKKQSPSVDAPKPQIMKPSETRSATTTKAGSEKNTQSDKPTDSQNKQLSEEKQKEPSDGKNQTPPTVTTASKPNNTGKVTTTQAEQPPPATSTETAKQKSKEMSTVTGAAAGTGTAGPSAVAAADKSSTEPGMDESALDSLIDTLGGPEEDVPTTPVYTGPEITEDIYSRYLEELGKREGSLPPDYVKLLKSKGYGKDVVPPKANEQDEKPMTDDELAEALSSDFTCSTASAQEKKTSLTEKPNKEGEIVQAQAASSVKTSVPPKEKKTKTKEEIKDDAMDALLDTLGGPEPEPEEDPTPVVEVSEAKAKEKKEQKAGEHDGTIPPECRLTPEVDKDGKPILLKPEVKPKPLSESDLVDEFSKDFACPAQPAVQPKAPKPCNISKKPSGSVPAKPAEDKVVPRATACTVQSATPMSSVGPVADEALEALSGSLGKTEPDPDEKKPVVDKVKEKTKKEQHKKLGKEEETVPPEYSLTEAKDKDGKPLLPKPEEKSQPMSENDLLEGLTEGFSCSPSPAAPLPTSTVLKVPLCVSFFQKDKEGAKPASSSDVVSAAMVSSVHSAAPAASTSGEKEMDEAVDLLSDSLGQREPDPDENKPVVDKVKEKAKSEHRDKLGERDETIPPDCLKLLESGEQSKPAKPNSKDDVKHKGQKKPADDSAAIDALSGDFDTCAQAPATPQHSKCRTKVGRKLRPLNQAQRTKESSETLKRQRDSPPAANLRSRKQAKH is encoded by the exons aagCAGTCTCCTTCTGTGGATGCACCAAAACCACAAATTATGAAGCCATCTGAAACCAGG TCTGCAACGACAACCAAAGCAGGATCTGAAAAAAACACCCAGTCAGACAAG CCAACAGACTCTCAGAATAAACAGCTGTCTgaagagaagcaaaaggaaCCAAGTGAT ggaaaaaaccaaacaccacctACCGTGACAACAGCTTCCAAACCAAATAACACAGGAAAAGTAACTACAACTCAGGCTGAGCAGCCTCCACCAGCAACCTCCACAGAGACAGCAAAG CAAAAGTCCAAGGAGATGTCCACAGTGActggtgcagctgctggaaCAGGCACAGCTGGTCCTAGTGCGGTTGCTGCTGCTGATAAATCAAGTACTGAG CCTGGTATGGATGAGTCAGCACTTGACAGCCTAATAGATACCCTTGGTGGGCCTGAGGAAGATGTGCCTACCACTCCTGTTTACACTGGCCCGGAAATTACG GAAGACATATATTCAAGATACTTGGAAGAATTGGGAAAACGTGAGGGTAGTCTCCCTCCAGATTATGTTAAACTGTTGAAG AGCAAAGGATATGGCAAAGATGTGGTCCCACCAAAAGCAAATGAGCAAGATGAa AAGCCGATGACGGATGATGAGCTTGCAGAGGCCCTGTCATCTGACTTCACCTGCAGTACTGCTTCTGCTCAGGAGAAGAAGACGAGTCTGACAGAG AAGCCAAACAAAGAAGGAGAAATTGTGCAAGCACAAGCAGCAAGTTCAGTTAAGACCTCAGTTCCTcctaaagagaagaaaacaaaaacaaaagag GAAATTAAAGACGATGCAATGGATGCTCTTCTTGATACTCTTGGAGGACCTGAACCTGAACCTGAAGAAGATCCTACCCCTGTTGTAGAGGTGTCAGAG gcaaaagccaaagagaaaaaggaacaaaaggcTGGAGAACATGATGGCACAATACCTCCAGAGTGCAGGTTAACGCCGGAGGTG GATAAAGATGGAAAACCAATATTGCTGAAGCCTGAAGTAAAACCAAAG CCTCTGAGTGAATCTGATCTTGTTGATGAATTTTCAAAGGACTTtgcctgccctgcacagcctgcaGTACAACCCAAAGCACCAAAGCCCTGCAACATATCCAAA AAGCCGTCAGGTTCTGTGCCTGCAAAACCCGCTGAGGACAAAGTGGTCCCTCGTGCCACAGCTTGCACTGTGCAGTCTGCAACTCCCATGTCTTCA GTTGGTCCTGTAGCAGATGAAGCACTGGAAGCCTTGTCCGGTAGCTTAGGAAAGACAGAGCCTGATCCAGATGAAAAAAAGCCTGTTGTGGACAAAGTTaag gagaaaaccaaaaaggagCAACACAAAAAACTGggcaaagaagaagaaacagttCCTCCAGAGTACAGCTTAACAGAAGccaaa gaTAAAGATGGAAAACCACTCCTaccaaaaccagaagagaagTCACAG CCTATGAGTGAAAATGATCTTTTAGAGGGTTTGACAGAAGGATTTTCCTGTTCTCCGTCACCAGCTGCACCATTACCCACATCAACTGTACTAAAG GTCCCCCTGTGTGTCTCGTTCTTCCAGAAAGACAAGGAGGGTGCCAAGCCTGCGAGTTCTTCAGATGTGGTCTCTGCTGCTATGGTTTCCTCAGTGCActcagcagcccctgcagcttCTACCTCA ggagaaaaagagatggATGAAGCAGTGGATCTCCTGTCTGACTCCCTGGGACAGAGGGAACCTGACCCTGATGAGAACAAGCCAGTTGTTGATAAAGTAAAG GAAAAGGCTAAATCTGAACACAGAGACAAACTTGGAGAGAGAGATGAAACAATCCCACCTGACTGTCTAAAACTTCTGGAGTCAGGTGAGCAG agTAAACCAGCAAAGCCAAATTCAAAGGATGACGTGAAGCACAAAGGACAGAAG AAACCTGCGGATGACAGTGCAGCTATTGATGCCTTATCAGGTGACTTTGATACTTGTGCACAGGCCCCTGCTACACCCCAGCACTCAAAG tgTAGGACAAAAGTGGGAAGGAAGCTACGACCACTAAACCAAGCTCAAAGGACAAAGGAAAGCTCAGAGACCCTAAAACG GCAAAGGGACAGTCCTCCAGCAGCAAAtctgagaagcagaaagcaagCTAAACATTAA